DNA from Deltaproteobacteria bacterium:
GCCCGCACCGCCCGCGCCCGCGCTCGCCCCGCCGGTGCCCGCGCCACCGCCGCCCGTGCCCGCACCGCCCGCGCCCGCGCTCGCCCCGCCGGTGCCCGCGCCACCGCCGCCCGCGCTCGCCCCGCCGGTGCCCGCGCCACCGCCGCCCGAGCCCGCGCCACCGCCGCCCGCGTCCTTGCACATCTCCTCCATCTCCTGGATGTACTTTTCGACGTCGGCGCGGTTGTCCGCGTCGGGCTTGAGCGACAGGTACCGCCGGTAGAAGAATGCCGCCCGCTCGCAGTTCTTCAACTGGCGGTGGCACTGCGCGATGTTGAACAGGAAGGCGGGTGCCGGATACTCGACGAACGCGCTTTCGAAGTGGCCGATCGCTTCTTCGAACTTGCCGAGCGTGTAGGCGGTGTTTCCCTTCTTCCAGTGCTCCATCGCCTTCTTCTTGTCGGCGTGGGCACTGCGCGGCGCGCCGGCGCACAACGCGGTTGCAACGACAACGACGCTACAGATCCGGGGCCAGAAGTTCGTCACCGAATTTGGACCGTTTCTTGTGAGTCTTCCGTTTGTGCGCGCCATCGGTCCGCTTTCGGCGGGCGGTGTCGCGCGGTTTGACCGGCGCCAAGTTTACGTCGATGACGGCGTCGCGGTCAGGCGTCAACGTCTTGATTTCGTCGACGAATCCGTCCTTGCGCAGCGCGATGGCGACCGGCTCGGTGCCGACCGCGAGCGAGATCTTGCACGGCGTCGCGCACCGGGGCTCCGCCTCGTCGCCGACGAAGACGCCGGCGCCAGCGGGCGTCGTGGTGACGTCGACGTCGATGGTCTGGGGCTGTGGCGGCGCGGTCGCCCCCGCCCCCCGGCCCGCCTCGGCCGTCGCCTCGCCACCGGACGATGCATCCAGCGCGGACGCCGCCCGAGACGTCGCCGAGGGAGCGGTCGCCTCGTCCCCCTGCGTCCCGTCGGGCGAACCGCCGGAGAGAGCCCATGCCACCACGGCCGCGGCGGCCGCGGCAATTCCCGCGCCGAGCGCCAACGGCCAGCGCCGGCGCCGCGGGAGCGAGACGACCTCCGCGGCCGGCAGCCCCGGCGGCGCCATCGCGCCCGGCGGTGGCGTCGCGACCCCCGGCTGCGCCATCGCGCCCGGCGGCGGCGTCGCGACCCCCGGCGGCGCCATCGCGCCCGGCGGCGGCGTCGCGACCCCCGGCGGTGTTGCAACCCCGGCGCTCAGCACCAACCCGGCGCCGCCGCTGAGGAACCCGTGCACGCCGCCGCGCGCGTCCACGAACCCGACGGGGTCCAACAGCGCCGCCCGGAACTCGTCCATCGACGCGTAGCGGCGCTCGCGCTGCTTTTCGAGCGCCTTGAGCACGACGCACTCGACGTGGGGAGACAGGCCCGGCACGAACTCGCTCGGCCGCGGCGGCAGCTGCGTGAGGTGCTTGACGAGGATCTCGCCGTAGCCCTCGCCGTCGAACGGCACGCGCTTGGTGAGCATCTCGAACAACACGACGCCGAGCGCATAGACGTCCGTGCGATGGTCGACGTTGCCCTTGCCCTCGCACTGCTCCGGCGACATGTAGTACGGCGTCCCGATCACGATGCCGGTGCGCGTCCGCCGCGACCCCTCCTGGTCCCCGATCAGCTTCGCGATGCCGAAGTCGAGCACCTTCACCACGTCGGTGCGGCGGCCGCGCTCGATCAGGAAGATGTTGTCCGGCTTCAAGTCGCGGTGGACGACCTTGTGCTCGTGCGAGGCCGCCAGCGCGTCGGCGATCTGCGCGCCGATCGCGAACACGCGCTCCGGCGGCAGCGGCGCCTCCCGCGCGATCGTGTCCGCCACGCTGCAGCCGTCGAGGTACTCCATGATAAAGTACACGACGGGCCGGCCGTCGTCGCCCGGCATGTCGCCGTAGTCGATGATGTCGATGATGTTCGGGTGGCGGATGTCGTTGACGGCCTTGGCTTCCGTGAAGAAGCGATCGACGATGTTGGGATCGCCGCCGAACTCCGGGTGCAGCACCTTCAGCGCCACCTTCTTGCCGATGCGGGGGTGGACGGCCCGGTACACCGCGCCCATCCCGCCTTCCCCGAGCTTCTGTTCGATGACGTAGTTGCCGACTTGCCGGCCGATCAGTGTGTCGCGCTGCGGCGCGGTGTCGCCCATGGTCCCTCCCGCTCGAAGCGTTCTGCGATTTTAGCCGACGCGTCGCGCCGACGCATGTGAGCGGCGCCATATCCCGCATGCCGCGCGCCACGACCGTTTACGGCGCGCCCACAGATCCCGACACCGACGCCACGACGTGGCGCCCGCTCCCCGCACCCCGCTGCCGCGGACGCGCGGGCGCATGCCGGCGACGCCCGCGCCCGCACTCACAGCGCGAAGCCCGCCCGGCAGCGCCGCCCGCCCGCGCGCGCGTCGCCGGCCCGCGCGCGCGTCGCCGGCCGGAAGACGACACCGCGCACCGCGACGTCGGCGGCGCGCCGGCGTTGACGAGCGCGGCGATTGTGGGGCCAGATCGGGGCGTGACTCGCCGCGCGCCCACCGCTTTGGCCGCCCGGCTCGCCGCGGCGCTCGCGTTCGCGGCGGCGGCCCGGGCGGCCGCCGCGCCCGCGTTCCCGCCGCGCACGCCCGACAACCTGCCCAACGTGCAATCGGCCTCCGCGATCGTCGTCGACCTCGACACCGGCGACGTGCTGTACGAAAAGAACGCGGACGAGGTCCGCCCGATCGCGTCGACCGGCAAGGTGTTCGTCGCGCTGCTCGTCCGCCAGCGCCACATCGACCTGGATGCGGAGACCGAGATCACCGCGGTCGACCGGGACCTGTCGCGCGGCGGCGCGCGCACGCACCTGCCGGTCGGCTACGCGTTTCGCAACCTCGACCTGTTGCGTGCGATGCTCATCGCGTCGGACAACCGCGCGCCGAGCGCCCTCGGCCGCGCCGTCGGCCTCGACCCGCCGCAACTCATCGCCGCGCTCACCGCGTACGCCCGCGATCTCGGCCTGCGCCACACCGAGTTCACCGATCCGCCCGGGTTGCGGGGCAACGTGTCGACCGCGCGCGAGATGGTCACCGCGCTGCGCGCCGCCCTCGCCGACGACGTGATCGCCGGCATCCTGCGCACGCCGCACGTCGAGATCGCGTCGACGCGACCCCGGAGGCGCACGATCCGCTACCGGAACACCAACCGCTCGCTGATCAGCCGGCGCTACCGCGTCCTCGGCGGCAAGACCGGGTACACCGACGCGGCCGGCTACTGTCTGATCATCGCCGCGGAGATCGGCGGCCGCCGCGTCGCGATGGCGCTTCTCGGGTCGGCGGGCAAGCTCACCCGCTACGGCGACTTCAACCGCATCGCCGGTTGGATCGAAGACGGCATGCCGAACGCGAGCCGGGCGGTGGCGGGAACGCGATGACCGAGTGGACGCGGCGGAGCGTGCTCGCCGCGCTCGGCCTGAGCCCCGCCGCGCTCGCGTGCCGCCCCGCGATGCGACGCCGGGCGGCGAGCGCGCCGAAGCCCGAGCCGTTCGCGGCAGCGCTCGCCGCCGCGCGCGAACTCGTCGCCGCGCTGCACCCGCGATTTGCGGACGCCTACGCGCACATCGACGCCGGCGTGCGCCACGTCGCCATCGCCGAGGCCGACGGCGCCCACTACGACGCACTCGCCGTAGCGCGCGTCGAGTTCGTCGCGGTCACCGCCGCCGGTGCGGTGCATCGGCGGCGCGCCGATGCGCTCGACCCGCGCGCGCTCGCGGCCGCGGTCGCGGACTGGCTGCCCGCCTCGGCGCAGCCGCGAGTGCCTGCGGCTGCCGCGCCCCGCGTGCAGGTGCCGGCCCCCGGCCGGGCGACCGGCGACTGGCTCGACCGCGCGGCCGACCTTCACCGGCGCGCCCGCCGCCACGGCGGCAGCCGGATCGTGTACCGCGCCGCGTACGTCGATGTCCGCGACCACGAGACCGCGGTCGTGCGCGCGGACCGGGAGCGCGTCGACCGGCGCGTGCGCGCGCGCGCCGGTGTCGCGTTCTTCGCCGCGCTCGGCGCAGCCCATCACGTCGAGCGGGCCGAGCGCATCGCGGGCGGCGACGTCGACGCCGCCATCCCCGACGACGCGGCGCTGGCGGCCGCAGCGGCGACGGCGCTATCGCTGGTCACGGCGCGCCCGGCGCCCGACGAACACGCGCAGGTCGTCATGGACCCGAGCGCGTGGGCGCACGTCGCCGCCGGCGCGATCGCCCCGGCGCTCGACGCGCGCGCGTGGCGCGGCGGGCTCAGCGCGGCGGCGGCGCGCGCCGGCGCCCGGCTGGCCCCCGACTGGCTGTCGATCGAGGACGACCCGACGCTCGCCGGCGGCTACGCGTCGTACGCATTCGACGAGCGCGGTGCCGACGCCGAACCGACCGCATGGATCGAACGCGGCGTGTTGCGCGGGCCGATGGAGCGGCGACCGTCGAACGTCGTCACGCGCGGCGGCACGCTGGAAGACCCGGACGCCGCGATCGCGGCGATCGACGACGGCTACCTCGTCGAGAGCGCCGAGGGTGCGACCGTCGACCTGCGGTCGTGGCGCATCGCCGTCCGCGCGGCGCGCGCGCGACACATTCGCGGCGGCAAGTTCAGCGGCCGGTTGCACGGACCGGTCGCACTCGTCGCCGACGTCCCGAGTCTGCTCGCATCCGTTGCGAACGCAACTTCAGCGAGCGGCGCCGTAGCGGTCCGAGACGTCGCCGCGATCGCCCCACACGTCGTCGCGCGCGCGCGCGTCGCGAGGTCGCCGTGATCGACGCGATCGTCCGCGCCGTGCACGCGACGCCCGGAGTGAGCGAATACGCGATCGCCGAGCGCGCCGTCGTGCGCCGCGTGGTCACGACCGCCGCCGACCGCGTCGACCGGCGCCATACCGCGCACGTCCACGTGTTCGTCGACGGCGTCGCCGGGCGCGGGCAAACCGCATTCGACGTCCGCGAGCACGACCTCGACGATCTCACGGCCCTCGTGCGCCGCGCGGCGGACCGCGCGGCGCGCGGGCGAGGACCGGCGTGGACCCTGCCGCCGCCCGGCGCTCCCGCGCGGGTCGCGGTGTTCGACGCGCGGCTGTCGGACCCGGACGCCGCGGCGGCGATCGCGAGCGCCCTCGTGCGCGCGACGCGCGGCGGCGGCCCGGTCGAAGCGGCCGCCGGCGAGCCGATCCGGGTCGACGCGTGGCGCGTCGCCGTCGACTCCGAGCGCGTCGAGGTCGCAGCGAGCACCGGCTTGCGTACCGCCTACCGCGCCACTCGCGCCACGGTGGATGCGATCGTCGCGCCGGTCGCCGCCGGTGCGCCGCGCGCC
Protein-coding regions in this window:
- a CDS encoding serine/threonine protein kinase, coding for MGDTAPQRDTLIGRQVGNYVIEQKLGEGGMGAVYRAVHPRIGKKVALKVLHPEFGGDPNIVDRFFTEAKAVNDIRHPNIIDIIDYGDMPGDDGRPVVYFIMEYLDGCSVADTIAREAPLPPERVFAIGAQIADALAASHEHKVVHRDLKPDNIFLIERGRRTDVVKVLDFGIAKLIGDQEGSRRTRTGIVIGTPYYMSPEQCEGKGNVDHRTDVYALGVVLFEMLTKRVPFDGEGYGEILVKHLTQLPPRPSEFVPGLSPHVECVVLKALEKQRERRYASMDEFRAALLDPVGFVDARGGVHGFLSGGAGLVLSAGVATPPGVATPPPGAMAPPGVATPPPGAMAQPGVATPPPGAMAPPGLPAAEVVSLPRRRRWPLALGAGIAAAAAAVVAWALSGGSPDGTQGDEATAPSATSRAASALDASSGGEATAEAGRGAGATAPPQPQTIDVDVTTTPAGAGVFVGDEAEPRCATPCKISLAVGTEPVAIALRKDGFVDEIKTLTPDRDAVIDVNLAPVKPRDTARRKRTDGAHKRKTHKKRSKFGDELLAPDL
- a CDS encoding D-alanyl-D-alanine carboxypeptidase; this translates as MPRATTVYGAPTDPDTDATTWRPLPAPRCRGRAGACRRRPRPHSQREARPAAPPARARVAGPRARRRPEDDTAHRDVGGAPALTSAAIVGPDRGVTRRAPTALAARLAAALAFAAAARAAAAPAFPPRTPDNLPNVQSASAIVVDLDTGDVLYEKNADEVRPIASTGKVFVALLVRQRHIDLDAETEITAVDRDLSRGGARTHLPVGYAFRNLDLLRAMLIASDNRAPSALGRAVGLDPPQLIAALTAYARDLGLRHTEFTDPPGLRGNVSTAREMVTALRAALADDVIAGILRTPHVEIASTRPRRRTIRYRNTNRSLISRRYRVLGGKTGYTDAAGYCLIIAAEIGGRRVAMALLGSAGKLTRYGDFNRIAGWIEDGMPNASRAVAGTR